The sequence TTTACTTCAACAACTACAGATCCACCTGTTTTGTCATAAACCGCAAAATGGAAAGGTGTTTTTAATCCACCAAGCATTGCCAATTCTTCTGACCAAAAAACAACACCGTTTGTTACACCTGCTTTTAATTCAGCAACAGTAGCAAAATTAGCTAAAGTCCATTCACCGAAAGAAGCAAAAGGAACCGAATTTGGATATTGGTCTTGGGTTAAATCTTTTAATGGAGGAGCAGGCATCATGTTTAAACTAAATGCTAAACCTGCATCATTGAAACCTTCCATCGCACATTTTGGGTCAAAAGCACTGATTGGCGTTGTAACTGCCATAACTGCATATTTTGCAGTATAAGCTAATCCTTTGGTTTGATTTGGTGCTAAATGTTGAAAATTAAACCCTTTTGGATAATAAGTTAAACTAGATAAACCTTCGCCAAAAGTTAATTCCATTCCTCTTCCGTGATACACATTGTTGTTTGTGTCTTTCACAATCAAAGTTGTACATGCAAAAGGTGCAATAATATCACCACCTTTGTCTTGAAGTTCATTAAAACCTTTGAAAACTACATTGCTTTTTGAGTTAAAATTAGCTTCAATAGAATTATTTAAGTTACTTTCTTTTTCCATATTAAATTAATAATTTATTCAGGTTTGTAATTCTTATAAAATTACGAAAAAAAACGGTTTTTTAAGATTTTTTTTTAGAAAAATGTTTTTTTATAACGACATGTTTTTAGTAGTAATTCTAGAAAATCTATAACTATTAAATTTTTTATCTGTTTTTTTGAGATGTATATTTGCAAATCAAATATTGATTATGATAATTTCCGAAAAATATAAAAATAAGCTTATTAAATTTTTTAAAGTTTCATCAATTGTACTTGTTGGAATAGCTGGTTTACTCTATGTTTTACCATACTTTTTTAAAGATACCATTACAAAAAGTGTAAACGAACTTGCTAAAGATTTTGTGAAATCTGATGTTCGATTTGAGAAAATTAACCTTTCATTTTATACTCATTTTCCTAATCTGACGGTTAATTTAGAAAATTCTAAAATTGGTGCTTCTTCAAATTTTCCAAATCAAGATTTAATTAAAGCAAGCGATATTGCTTTAGGAATTGATTTATTTAGTTTGTTTGGAGATAAAATCACTTTTAATCAATTGTATTTATCAAATGCAATAATTAATGTAAAATCAGATTCGTTAGGAAATGCGAATTACGACGTTTTTATTTCTGATGATGAAGCTCCGAAAGATGATTCAACCGTAAATTTAAATTTCGAAAATATCATCATTAAAAACACGCAACTTGTTTTTGAAGATAAAAAAAACAAGATTGAATTTCGTGCTCAAAACTTAAACTATAAAGGTTTGGTTGCCTTTGTAAATAATAATATAAACTTAAATGCTAAGGCAGATATTGCAGAAGTTTTTTTTGCTTTTGACAAACAAATTTACATCGATAAAAAAGCTTTAAAAGGTAATTTTGATACGCAAATAAACTTAGACAAGTTAAGTTTAACATTTAATAAAAATCAATTTGTACTTGCGAAGTTTCCTTTTGAAATCAATGGGAAAATTGATTTGCCAGAAAACGAAATTGATTTTGATTTGCAAATTGTTTCTAAACAAAATCAATTGCAAGATTTACTATCTGTTGTTCCGCCTGCGTTTCAACAATGGTACGAAAACACACAAATTGAAGGAACATCATCAATTGATTTTTCTTTGAAAGGAAAGATGAATTCGGATTTAAATCAAAATCCAAATCTAAAATTAAATGTTGCAATTGCTAACGGTTCTTTGAATTACAAACAAAGTCCAAATCCCATTAAAAATATAAATTTAGTAACGGAAATGCTTCTACCAGAATTAAATCCTGATAAAATGGAGCTTGCCATTTCTAAGTTCAATTTTAATTTAATGGATGGTTTTGCAAAAGGAAATTTAAATTTCAAAGCCCCGGCTACTATTCAATCAAAAATAGAAACTAAAATTGATTTAGCTAAACTTCAACAAGCTTCTGGATTAAATGCTTTTGATGTAAGAGGAATTTTGGATATTCAGGCCAATGTTGACGGAACTTATGCTACTGAAATTAAAAAAGTTGGTATTCGAAATGTTGAACAAACTTATATAGCTTCTGTTCCCAAAATGAATGTAAACGCAAAATGGAGCAACGGTTATTTTAAAATGAAAGATTTGCCGTTGCCAATTGAAGGGATTTTTGCCGATTTACAAATTGTAAATACCGATGGTGATTTTAAAAACACAGCTATTTCTGTTAATCAACTCAAAGCAAAAGCTGCAAATAATTTTATAGATGGTTTTGTAAAAGTTGAAAATTTACATAACTATAAAATGCATACTAACATCAAAGCCGATTTAAATTTGGCTGATATTACTTCGATTTATCCTGTTGAATCGTTTGTTGTGAAAGGTGATTTAGCAATCGATTTTAAAGCGGATGGAACTTACGAGCCAAAGAAAAATATTTTTCCGGTAAGTAATTCGTATGTGAAATTGGATAAAGGTTTTTTGAAATATACAGATATTCCTGAGTTACCAATTGAAGATATTGATATTGAGATGAAAGTAAGTTCTTCAAAAGGTTCGATGAATGATTTAAAAGTTGAGGTTTTACCTATTTCGTTTAAACTTGCAGGCGAACCATTTAAGTTGGATGCCGATTTGTATAATTTCAATAACTTAACGTATAAAATCAATTCAAAAGGAACTTTAGATTTAAGTAAGATTTACCGCATTTTCGCTGTTCAAGGTTATAATGTTAACGGATTGATTAAGGCCGATTTGAATATTTTTGGAAAAGGAACTTCTTCTGATAAATCTACTGTTAGTAATCGTGGTTTTATCGATTTACAAGATATTTATTTAGACTCTGAAATGTTTCCGAATAGTTTTATCATCCAAAAAGGAAAACTGAAATTTCAACGCGAGAAAATTTTATTGGATAATGTAAATGCAACTTACGGTTCAAATGCTTTTAAAATAGGAGGAAATATTTCTAATTATATGAATTTTGCCTTGAATGATAAAGCTGTTTTATTAGGAGATGTAACCATTCAATCACCGAAAGTAAATGTTGATGAATTTATGGTTTTCGATACAAAAGCTTCAGCATCATCTCAGGCGAAGACAAGTGCTACGGCAACTGGAGTAATTTTAATTCCTGAGAATTTTAAAATCAACGTTAATGCTAAAGCAAATCAAGTGCTTTTTGAAGGTTTGGTTTTGTCTGATTTTAAAGGAGATTTAAATATTGATAAAGGAATTGTAAAATTAAACGATACAAATTTCGGATTGATTGGAAGTACTTTTTCAATGAACGGAGCTTATCAACCAATCTCAACAAAAATGGCAAAATTCGATTATTCGATTCGAGCTAATGATTTTGATATTCAAAAAGCGTATAAAGAAATTACTATTTTTAGAGATTTAGCTTCCGCAGCAGAAAGTGTTTTTGGATTAGTTTCTTTAGATTATACTTTGTCAGGTGTTTTAGATGCGAATATGATGCCTAAATTAAAAACAATAAAGGGGCAAGGCGTTTTAACTTTAGAAGATATTCAATTCAAAGGATTTAAATTGTTTAATGCGGTTTCTAAAGAAACGTCTTTTGAATCTCTTCATGACGCTAAAGCATCAAAAGTTGAGGTAAAAACTTCGATTGAAAATAATGTGATGACCATTGAACCAACAAAGTTTAAAATGGCAGGTTTCCGTCCGCGAATTCAAGGTCAAGTTACGTTAGACGGTCGTATGAATCTTGGATTTAGACTTGGTTTACCACCATTCGGAATCATCGGAATTCCAATGACAATCACTGGAAATTCTGAAAATATGAAAATTAAATTAGGTAAACAAAAAGAAGAACCTTTAGAAGAATCTGACGAAGAATATGAAAATTATAAAAAGTCGTTAGAACCAAAAGAAGTGACTAATATAAATTAATAAAAAAATGCTTTCAGTTGATTTAACTTGAAAGCATTTTTTTTATTTCCATTGAATCGATTCCATAATACGTCGCATATCATCTTTAACATAAGCTGCTGCTGGTAAAATCGAATCGTAGTTTGGTTTTGCATAAAAATATAAAGAACCTACTACAAAGTTTTTAACGCTATCTGTTGCGTAAAACTGAACATTAGTTGCTGCATTTCCTTCAACTTCATAAAACATTCCGTAAACTTTGTTTTCTGGGTTTACAAAAGGCTGTTCTATAATTCCGTCTGCCTTTATCGTGTGGTCATAAGTTAATTTTTGTGCATCTTTAAGTAACTTATTTAAATCACCATTTACAGGTTTGTAATTGATGTAAATGGTTGCTTTTAATTTGGGATAATTAATTTTAAAAGCACAATTTTTTTCTTGTTGAACAATACTCAATTCATTTTTTTCGAATGAAAAAGCACAGGTTTCTTCAAATTTTTTGTAAACTGGATTTGGATATTCTAATCGTAAAAAACTATCGGGTTTTGGTTTTATATCACCAGAACAACTTACTATTAAAAGTGTTGGAATAATAAGAGATAAAACCGATTTAATTAACTGTTTCATGATTATGTATTGTAACTTTTATTTGTTGCAATCGTCTTTTGTTAACTTGCTTGATGGTAAAATTACAGTTTGCAAATGAAATAACATCATTTACTTTCGGAAAAATTTCAATTTGTTCTAAAATAAATCCTGCAAGTGATTCGGCTTCTTTTCGTTGAGCTTCAAATTCGTCTTCATCAATCGGAACAATTCTATAAAAATCTTTCATTGAAATCTTACCGTCAAAAAGATAGTTTTCGTCGTCTATTTTTGTGAACATTTTTTCATCTTCATCAAACTCATCGGTAATCTCGCCAACAATTTCTTCAAGAATATCTTCTAAACTAATAATTCCTGCAGTTTCACCAAACTCATCAACAACCACAGCAAGATGATTTTTTTGGGCTTGAAAATCTTTTAATAAATCGTCAAGCTTTTTATTTTCAGGAATAAAATAGGCTTCACGTAGTAAGGTTTTCCAATTAAAAAACTTTTTGTTTAAATGCGGAATCAAATCTTTAATAAATAAAACACCAGCAATTTCATCGATATTTTCGTTGTAAACTGGAATTCGAGAATAGCCATTTTCAATGATTTTTGAAAGAATCTCATTTAAACTTTCGTGTGTGCTTATTGCAAAAATATCAATTCGAGGAGTCATAACTTGCGAAACTTCGGTTAAACCAAAAGATGCAATTCCTTCGAGAATTTTTTGTTCTTCTTCACTAGTTTCACTATAATCGGTCATTTCTAAAGCTTGTGAAAGTTGCTCGACGGTAAATGAATCGTCGTCTTTAGAAAATTTATTTGCGATAAATTGACTTATTTTTTGAAGCGGAAAAGCAATAGGAAATAATAAGAAATCTAAAAAAGAAACGATTCTTACACTCGATTTTATAAATTGATTGACATTTCGATACGCGTACATTCTTGGAAAAATCTCTCCAAAAAATACAATGCCAATGAATAGAATCAAAAAAGTTGTAAGATATGCAAAAGTTGAAGTTAGGTAAATATCGAAAAAATGAAACTTGATTTCGATAACGCTAAAAACAAATAAAATTTTAAATATAACAGAGCTTAAATTTAATGTTGCCTGAAGTTTGGCCGGACGCTCTAATAATTTTTGATATAAGTTTGCTTGTTTTGGGTAATTGATATTCAAGCTTTCAAACTTTTGTTTTGAAGTCGAGAAATAGGCAACTTCGGTACTTGAAATTAAGGCAATTAATGCCAATATTAGTATAGAAAAAAACACTAATAAAAGGATAGTTGAGGGGGTTTCTAAAAATAATCGGGCGGGTTCTGGGTCCAATTTTATTGATTTAAGTTAAACATTAAAAGGGTAAATTATCTAAATTTTCAATTTCTGATATTTTAGGGATTTCAAAATCGGCTAATTTATCATCAACTGTATGTTTTAGACTTTTATTTTTACCATCGATATCTTTTTTCGTATTTAAAAATATGAATTCGGTTACTTGAATTTCGGTTGTATGTTTGGTAACTCCTTCTTCGGTTTGCCATTGACGCGTTCTGATTTTACCTTCAACATAAATTTTATCTCCTTTAGAAAGATATTTTTCACATAATTCGGCAGCTTTATTTCGAACAACTAAATTGTGCCATTCGGTCGAAGTGATTTTTTCGTTTGTGGTTTTGTTGATGTAAACTTCGTTTGTAGCAATAGAAAAGCGTGCTATCGAATTTCCACCTTCAAAATAGTGCATTTTTACTTCGTCGCCAAGATGGCCAATTAATGTTACTTTATTTAAAGTTCCGTACATAATTATGTGTTATAAGTCAAATATAAAAAATGATTTCTAAATTTCATAATGCATTTTTATAAAATTCGAAAGTACAATTGGAAATGCAAATGTATTTAAATCTTCAACAAGAATTTTGTTTTCATTTAAAATCTCTTCAACTTCGATTTCCCAATAATTTATGTGTAATTTCTGGTGCGAAAGTTTATGAATAATTTCAGTTGTATTAATTTTAGATACGGTTGTATACGAATCATAAATTAACGATTTCATAACTTCTAGAGTTGTGTTTTCTGAAGTTTCAATCAATGGAAACTGATATAAATTTTGCCAAATATCTTTTTCTGTTCGTTGCTCAATTCGTGTATAATCAGATTTATCTTTATAGATTAAAAAATTAAAAAATCGATTACTGACTTTTGTTTTTGATAATTTAATGGGTAATTCATCCGTTTTTTTATTTCTAAAAGCATAACAACTTTCTTGAAAAATACAGTTTAAACAAACTGGATTTTTTGGTGTACATTGTATAGCTCCAAAATCCATGATGGCTTGGTTGTATAAATCTGGAGCTACTTCAGTAATTAAGTCATTACTTAAATCTTGAAAAACGGTTCTGGTTTTTGCTGTTGATATGTCATCATAAATTCCAAAATAGCGAGAAATTACTCTAAAAACATTACCGTCAACAACTGCAACTTGCTCTTTATAAGCAAATGAAGCTATAGCTGCTGCTGTGTACGGACCAATTCCTTTTAATTTTATGAGTTCTTTGTATTGTTTTGGAAAAATTCCGTTTAAATTTGCATTTATAAATTTTGCTGTTGCATGTAAATTTCTAGCTCTAGAATAATATCCTAGACCTTGCCAAAGTTTTAAAACATCGTCTTCGGTTGCATCTGCTAAATCGTTAACAGTCGGAAATTTTAAAACAAAAGCATTGAAGTAAGGTAATCCTTGATTTACACGAGTTTGCTGTAAAATAATTTCAGACAACCATATATGATAAGGATTTGTGGTGTTACGCCAAGGTAAATCGCGTTTGTTATTAAGGTACCAATCGATTAGATTTTTAGAAAAGCTCATGTTATTTGAATGTGTGCACAAAAATAAACGAATTATATATTTAAATTTTAATCCGTTATGGTTGAAAAATGGAATTTTAATTAATATATTTGCACTCTCTAAAAAAACAGACAACAAATTAATTTATAAAAGAAATGACTAAAGCAGACATTGTAGCTAAGATTTCAGAGAAATTAGGGCTTGAGAAAGGTGATGTGCAAGCAACAGTGGAAACATTTATGGAAGAAGTTAAAACTTCTCTAGAAAGTGGTGATAATGTATATTTAAGAGGTTTTGGTAGTTTTATTATCAAAACTAGAGCTGAAAAAACAGGAAGAAATATCTCTAAAAATACAACTATCAAGATACCAGCTCACAATATTCCAGCGTTTAAGCCAGCTAAAGTTTTTGTTGAAGGTGTCAAATCAAACACAGAAGTAAAAAATTAAATAAGTATTAACTCAAAACTACACGATTATGCCAAGTGGTAAAAAAAGAAAAAGACATAAGGTAGCTACTCACAAACGTAAAAAAAGAGCGAGAGCTAACCGTCACAAAAAGAAAAAGTAGTTTTAAACTACTTTTTTCTTTTTTTTAAAAAGTTCTTTGAAAACAATTTTTTTAAACTAACAAAGCCTTATTTAATAAGGGTTTAAAAGAATTAATGGGTTTTATGCCTGTAATTAATGTTTAATCCATCTGTACAAAAAACGATTTTTAAGGTGTTTGATATTTAAATTAAATACATTTAAAATATATTATGTATGGATAAAAATGTACCGTGTGAACAAAGAATTAATTATTAGATCTGGTTCAAATACAGTAGATTTTGCCTTGTTAAAAGATGGAAAATTAATTGAATTACATAGAGATAGGGAAGATGATAAAGGTTTTCAAGTTGGCGATATTTTTATTGCTAAAATAAGGAAGCCCGTTCCAGGTTTAAATGCTGCATTTGTCAATGTAGGATTTGATAAAGATGCTTTTTTGCATTATCACGACTTGGGACCTAACTTACCAACTCTTTTAAAATTCACAAAACTTGTAAGCGCAGGTAAATTAAAAGATTTCACTCTTAAAAACTTTCCTTTCGAACCAGAAATTGACAAAGATGGAGCCATAACCGATGTGTTAAGTGCCAATCAATCAGTTTTAGTTCAAATAGTAAAAGAACCAATTTCAACCAAAGGTCCTCGTATAAGTTCAGAACTTTCAATCGCGGGACGTTATTTGGTTTTAGTTCCTTTCTCTGACCGTGTTTCAATTTCTCAAAAAATTGATTCTAAAGAAGAAAAAGATCGCTTAAAAAAATTAGTTCTGGCTGTTAAACCAAAAGGATTTGGTGTTATTGTGCGAACAGTAGCCGAAGGCAAAAATGTAGCCGAACTAGAAAAAGACTTACAATCATTATTAGGCAAATGGTCTAATATGTGTACAAGATTAACTACAGCAATGCATCCGTCAAAAGTTTTAGGTGAAGTAAATAGAGCATCTTCGATATTAAGAGATGTTTTTAATGATACTTTTACTGGAATTCATATAGATGATGAAGAGTTGTATTATCAAACTAAGGACTATTTGCAAGAAATAGCTCCTTCTAAAATTTCAATTGTTAAACATTATCAATCAAAAGAGGTTCCTCTTTTCGAGAAGTATAATATAGAACGCCAAATTAAAACCTCTTTCGGAAAAACGGTTTCTATGAGCAAAGGAGCTTACTTAATCATAGAGCATACCGAGGCGTTACATGTTATCGATGTTAATAGTGGAAATCGTTCAAACAAAGCTCAAAATCAAGAGGATACAGCTCTTGAGGTTAATTTAATTGCTGCTGCTGAAATTGCTAGACAATTAAGATTGCGCGATATGGGAGGGATTATTGTAGTTGATTTTATTGATATGGGCAATCCAGAAAATAGAAAAGTACTTTATGACTTCCTAAAAGAAGAAATGAGCGATGACAAAGCGAAGCATAAAATCTTGCCTCCTAGCAAATTTGGATTAATTCAAATTACTAGACAAAGAGTTAGACCTGAAGTTTCTATCAAAACGAGAGAAGAAGATCCGAATAATGAAAACGGAGAAATCGAAGCTCCAATCTTAGTTATTGATAAAATATCAGCTGACCTAGAAAGAATTATCAAAGATCAATCAAAATTGGTCTTGAATGCGCATCCATTCGTGGCTGCATACCTAACAAAAGGTTTTCCATCAATACGTTCAAAATGGCTTTTTGAACATAAAAAATGGGTGAAAATTGTACCTCGTGACGCTTACACGTATTTAGAATATCATTTCTTTGATAAAGAAGGAAATGAAATTGACTAACAAAGAACCACATAGAAATATGTGGTTTTTTTGTTTTGTATATTTTAAATTATATACTATTTTTATTTTTCGAAAAATTAGATTTGAAGTTTATGAAAAAAATTACCTTTTGCATGTTGACTTTTTTTGCTTGTGTTACAGCAGTTCAAGCTCAAAGTTTTAGTATTGGTCCTAAAGTTGGAGCAAATTTTTCTAGTTTATCTGGTGTAAAAAATGGGGAGTCTAAAACAGGTTACTATTTTGGAGCTTTTGCTGAAGTAGGATTTTCAGGAAAATTTTCTATACAACCTGAAGTTTTATATACTGCTCAAGGAGGAAAATTAGAAGGTGGCGAAATTAACAATAGCTATGTTTCTGTACCGATTATGCTTAAATATAAATTAATTGCTGGTTTAGGTCTTGAATTTGGTCCAAAATTCGATTTTTTGACTAAATCTGATACTAAATTACTTGGAACAAAATTTGAATCTAAAGATAGTTATCAATCATTCAATTTTGGTTTAGGAGTTGGATTGTCTTATAAATTACCATTAGGTTTGAATATTGATGCTCGTTATAATTTTGGATTATCTAAATTGAATAAAAATGCTTCAATTAGTGGTATTCCAATTTCAACCGATAACATTAAAAATGATGTTTTCCAAATTGGTGTCGGATACAGATTTTTATAAAAATTAAAAAGGAAATTTCAATATCGAAATTTCCTTTTTTTATCTTCTTTTCTGAAAAAACTCTTTCATCAAAGCAGCACATTCTGCTTCTAAAACACCAGTTACTACTTCTGTTTTAGGATGTAATTTTCCACCTATTTCTGTAAATCCACGTTTGTTATCACTTGCGCCATAAACAATTTTCGAAACTTGACTCCAATACAAAGCGCCAGCACACATTTGGCAAGGTTCAACCGTGATGTAAATGGTACAATTTTTCAAATACTTTCCGCCTATTGAATTAGCAGCAGACGAAATGGCTTGAATTTCTGCGTGAGCAGTTACATCGGTTAAGGTTTCGGTTAGGTTATGCGTCTTTGCAATAATTCGATTATTTGCCACTACAACA comes from Flavobacterium sp. I3-2 and encodes:
- a CDS encoding AsmA-like C-terminal region-containing protein, yielding MIISEKYKNKLIKFFKVSSIVLVGIAGLLYVLPYFFKDTITKSVNELAKDFVKSDVRFEKINLSFYTHFPNLTVNLENSKIGASSNFPNQDLIKASDIALGIDLFSLFGDKITFNQLYLSNAIINVKSDSLGNANYDVFISDDEAPKDDSTVNLNFENIIIKNTQLVFEDKKNKIEFRAQNLNYKGLVAFVNNNINLNAKADIAEVFFAFDKQIYIDKKALKGNFDTQINLDKLSLTFNKNQFVLAKFPFEINGKIDLPENEIDFDLQIVSKQNQLQDLLSVVPPAFQQWYENTQIEGTSSIDFSLKGKMNSDLNQNPNLKLNVAIANGSLNYKQSPNPIKNINLVTEMLLPELNPDKMELAISKFNFNLMDGFAKGNLNFKAPATIQSKIETKIDLAKLQQASGLNAFDVRGILDIQANVDGTYATEIKKVGIRNVEQTYIASVPKMNVNAKWSNGYFKMKDLPLPIEGIFADLQIVNTDGDFKNTAISVNQLKAKAANNFIDGFVKVENLHNYKMHTNIKADLNLADITSIYPVESFVVKGDLAIDFKADGTYEPKKNIFPVSNSYVKLDKGFLKYTDIPELPIEDIDIEMKVSSSKGSMNDLKVEVLPISFKLAGEPFKLDADLYNFNNLTYKINSKGTLDLSKIYRIFAVQGYNVNGLIKADLNIFGKGTSSDKSTVSNRGFIDLQDIYLDSEMFPNSFIIQKGKLKFQREKILLDNVNATYGSNAFKIGGNISNYMNFALNDKAVLLGDVTIQSPKVNVDEFMVFDTKASASSQAKTSATATGVILIPENFKINVNAKANQVLFEGLVLSDFKGDLNIDKGIVKLNDTNFGLIGSTFSMNGAYQPISTKMAKFDYSIRANDFDIQKAYKEITIFRDLASAAESVFGLVSLDYTLSGVLDANMMPKLKTIKGQGVLTLEDIQFKGFKLFNAVSKETSFESLHDAKASKVEVKTSIENNVMTIEPTKFKMAGFRPRIQGQVTLDGRMNLGFRLGLPPFGIIGIPMTITGNSENMKIKLGKQKEEPLEESDEEYENYKKSLEPKEVTNIN
- a CDS encoding linear amide C-N hydrolase, which gives rise to MEKESNLNNSIEANFNSKSNVVFKGFNELQDKGGDIIAPFACTTLIVKDTNNNVYHGRGMELTFGEGLSSLTYYPKGFNFQHLAPNQTKGLAYTAKYAVMAVTTPISAFDPKCAMEGFNDAGLAFSLNMMPAPPLKDLTQDQYPNSVPFASFGEWTLANFATVAELKAGVTNGVVFWSEELAMLGGLKTPFHFAVYDKTGGSVVVEVKNGALIIYDNPTGVMTNGPEFPWHIENLNNYAHMTNVETVVGQVGDVKLRQPDSGIATSVLPASATSVGRFVKAVYYSAFANRVENPDIQLAELGHVMNNFDRPKNITKELAAAEKPDGTPAKYMTEFTLWIVLTDLTRGIMNVRLYDSLNYQTFTFEQFKDKTDEVSILLK
- the mutY gene encoding A/G-specific adenine glycosylase, producing the protein MSFSKNLIDWYLNNKRDLPWRNTTNPYHIWLSEIILQQTRVNQGLPYFNAFVLKFPTVNDLADATEDDVLKLWQGLGYYSRARNLHATAKFINANLNGIFPKQYKELIKLKGIGPYTAAAIASFAYKEQVAVVDGNVFRVISRYFGIYDDISTAKTRTVFQDLSNDLITEVAPDLYNQAIMDFGAIQCTPKNPVCLNCIFQESCYAFRNKKTDELPIKLSKTKVSNRFFNFLIYKDKSDYTRIEQRTEKDIWQNLYQFPLIETSENTTLEVMKSLIYDSYTTVSKINTTEIIHKLSHQKLHINYWEIEVEEILNENKILVEDLNTFAFPIVLSNFIKMHYEI
- a CDS encoding nucleoside deaminase; the encoded protein is MDNIFTDEYFMQIALSEAKFAFENGEIPIGAVVVANNRIIAKTHNLTETLTDVTAHAEIQAISSAANSIGGKYLKNCTIYITVEPCQMCAGALYWSQVSKIVYGASDNKRGFTEIGGKLHPKTEVVTGVLEAECAALMKEFFQKRR
- a CDS encoding single-stranded DNA-binding protein; protein product: MYGTLNKVTLIGHLGDEVKMHYFEGGNSIARFSIATNEVYINKTTNEKITSTEWHNLVVRNKAAELCEKYLSKGDKIYVEGKIRTRQWQTEEGVTKHTTEIQVTEFIFLNTKKDIDGKNKSLKHTVDDKLADFEIPKISEIENLDNLPF
- a CDS encoding porin family protein, coding for MKKITFCMLTFFACVTAVQAQSFSIGPKVGANFSSLSGVKNGESKTGYYFGAFAEVGFSGKFSIQPEVLYTAQGGKLEGGEINNSYVSVPIMLKYKLIAGLGLEFGPKFDFLTKSDTKLLGTKFESKDSYQSFNFGLGVGLSYKLPLGLNIDARYNFGLSKLNKNASISGIPISTDNIKNDVFQIGVGYRFL
- the gldE gene encoding gliding motility-associated protein GldE gives rise to the protein MALIALISSTEVAYFSTSKQKFESLNINYPKQANLYQKLLERPAKLQATLNLSSVIFKILFVFSVIEIKFHFFDIYLTSTFAYLTTFLILFIGIVFFGEIFPRMYAYRNVNQFIKSSVRIVSFLDFLLFPIAFPLQKISQFIANKFSKDDDSFTVEQLSQALEMTDYSETSEEEQKILEGIASFGLTEVSQVMTPRIDIFAISTHESLNEILSKIIENGYSRIPVYNENIDEIAGVLFIKDLIPHLNKKFFNWKTLLREAYFIPENKKLDDLLKDFQAQKNHLAVVVDEFGETAGIISLEDILEEIVGEITDEFDEDEKMFTKIDDENYLFDGKISMKDFYRIVPIDEDEFEAQRKEAESLAGFILEQIEIFPKVNDVISFANCNFTIKQVNKRRLQQIKVTIHNHETVN
- a CDS encoding HU family DNA-binding protein, with product MTKADIVAKISEKLGLEKGDVQATVETFMEEVKTSLESGDNVYLRGFGSFIIKTRAEKTGRNISKNTTIKIPAHNIPAFKPAKVFVEGVKSNTEVKN
- the gldD gene encoding gliding motility lipoprotein GldD translates to MKQLIKSVLSLIIPTLLIVSCSGDIKPKPDSFLRLEYPNPVYKKFEETCAFSFEKNELSIVQQEKNCAFKINYPKLKATIYINYKPVNGDLNKLLKDAQKLTYDHTIKADGIIEQPFVNPENKVYGMFYEVEGNAATNVQFYATDSVKNFVVGSLYFYAKPNYDSILPAAAYVKDDMRRIMESIQWK
- a CDS encoding ribonuclease E/G — protein: MNKELIIRSGSNTVDFALLKDGKLIELHRDREDDKGFQVGDIFIAKIRKPVPGLNAAFVNVGFDKDAFLHYHDLGPNLPTLLKFTKLVSAGKLKDFTLKNFPFEPEIDKDGAITDVLSANQSVLVQIVKEPISTKGPRISSELSIAGRYLVLVPFSDRVSISQKIDSKEEKDRLKKLVLAVKPKGFGVIVRTVAEGKNVAELEKDLQSLLGKWSNMCTRLTTAMHPSKVLGEVNRASSILRDVFNDTFTGIHIDDEELYYQTKDYLQEIAPSKISIVKHYQSKEVPLFEKYNIERQIKTSFGKTVSMSKGAYLIIEHTEALHVIDVNSGNRSNKAQNQEDTALEVNLIAAAEIARQLRLRDMGGIIVVDFIDMGNPENRKVLYDFLKEEMSDDKAKHKILPPSKFGLIQITRQRVRPEVSIKTREEDPNNENGEIEAPILVIDKISADLERIIKDQSKLVLNAHPFVAAYLTKGFPSIRSKWLFEHKKWVKIVPRDAYTYLEYHFFDKEGNEID